A stretch of Pseudolysobacter antarcticus DNA encodes these proteins:
- a CDS encoding 2-oxoglutarate dehydrogenase E1 component, translating to MSANPSLLQQFAQSSQLSGGNAAFIEGLYENYLQDTGSVSPEWKTYFDTFRGREAGDVPHSVVIAGIEEAQKRNRNVHAQAAVPASEQDAQKQANVLRLVTAYRSRGHLAANLDPLGLATKQPAPDLELAFHGLTDADLNTEFNTAAQAGSRRLKLKDLLALLKATYASTIGAEFMHISDAEQRRWVHEKMEATGGKFPFSAEQKKHILAQLTAADGLERYLHTRYVGQKRFSLEGGDSLIPMLDDIIQRGGANGAKEMVIGMAHRGRLNVLVNTFGKPPHQLFDEFEGKFAHDDDPAHSGDVKYHMGFSSDIQTAGGAVHLAMGFNPSHLEIINPVVAGSVRARQNRRKDKSHDQVIAILIHGDAAFAGQGVGMELLNMSQARGFRIGGTVHIVVNNQIGFTTSRVDDARSTLYCTDVAKMVDAPVLHVNGDDPEAVLYCAQLAFEFRAKFKRDVVVDLVCYRRQGHNEADEPAATQPIMYQVIRARPTARELYANQLIEQNLLTAADAQAIVDDYRSKLDAGRAVAALAPVALDGLNLDWSKYQNGTLQQPANTAVDPKKMAELLDKILVLPKDLALQARVAKIYEDRNKMAAGELRMDWGFAENLAYASLIDQGFNLRLVGQDSGRGTFFHRHAVLHDQHSNETYLPLSTVRDGASVWVVDSLLSEEAVMGFEYGYSTADPSTLSIWEGQFGDFANGAQVVIDQFISSGEAKWGRLCGLALFLPHGYEGQGPEHSSARLERFLQMCALSNMQVCMPTTPAQMFHMLRRQMLRSCRKPLIVMTPKSMLRNKSSTSSLDDLSNGSFQLVIADSNAKQPAQKVRRVVFCSGKVYYDLIEDAQKRGIDDVAILRVEQLYPFPRAEVSAELAKYPAAKEVVWCQEEPMNQGAWFQIRHHLQACIENKHSLSYAGRPRSPAPAAGHFNAHVAEQAALVEHALLTAVATAHVSE from the coding sequence GTGAGCGCCAACCCCAGCCTGCTTCAACAATTCGCCCAGTCCTCGCAACTCTCGGGCGGTAACGCCGCGTTTATCGAGGGTTTGTACGAAAATTATCTGCAGGACACCGGCAGTGTTTCGCCCGAGTGGAAAACCTACTTCGATACGTTTCGCGGGCGCGAAGCCGGCGATGTGCCGCACTCGGTCGTCATCGCGGGTATCGAGGAAGCTCAAAAGCGCAATCGCAACGTCCACGCGCAGGCCGCTGTGCCAGCCAGCGAGCAGGATGCGCAGAAACAGGCGAACGTGCTGCGTCTGGTCACCGCCTATCGCTCACGCGGCCATCTCGCAGCGAATCTCGACCCGCTCGGTCTTGCGACAAAACAACCGGCGCCGGATCTGGAGCTTGCGTTTCACGGCCTGACCGATGCCGATCTCAATACCGAATTCAATACCGCGGCCCAGGCCGGATCGCGCCGACTCAAGCTCAAGGATTTGCTGGCGTTGCTCAAGGCAACCTATGCCAGCACCATCGGCGCTGAATTCATGCATATCTCGGATGCCGAACAGCGGCGCTGGGTGCATGAAAAAATGGAAGCCACCGGCGGCAAATTCCCGTTCAGCGCCGAGCAGAAAAAACACATCCTCGCGCAATTGACTGCAGCCGATGGACTTGAGCGCTACCTACATACGCGTTATGTCGGGCAGAAGCGTTTTTCGCTGGAAGGCGGCGACAGCCTGATTCCGATGCTCGACGACATCATCCAGCGCGGAGGCGCGAACGGCGCCAAGGAAATGGTCATCGGCATGGCGCACCGCGGTCGCCTCAATGTGCTGGTCAACACGTTCGGCAAACCGCCGCATCAGTTGTTCGACGAGTTCGAAGGCAAGTTTGCGCACGACGATGATCCGGCACATTCCGGCGACGTCAAATACCACATGGGTTTCAGCTCCGACATTCAAACCGCGGGCGGCGCCGTGCATCTGGCGATGGGCTTCAATCCGTCGCATCTGGAGATCATCAATCCGGTGGTCGCCGGCAGCGTGCGTGCACGACAGAATCGGCGCAAGGACAAGAGTCACGATCAGGTCATCGCAATTCTGATCCACGGCGATGCCGCGTTTGCCGGCCAGGGCGTCGGCATGGAATTGCTGAACATGTCGCAGGCGCGCGGTTTCCGCATCGGCGGCACCGTCCATATCGTGGTCAATAATCAGATCGGATTCACCACCAGCCGTGTCGACGATGCGCGCTCCACGCTGTATTGCACCGACGTGGCGAAAATGGTCGATGCGCCGGTGCTGCACGTCAACGGCGACGATCCGGAAGCGGTGCTGTATTGCGCGCAACTCGCGTTCGAATTCCGCGCCAAGTTCAAGCGCGACGTCGTGGTCGATCTGGTCTGTTATCGCCGCCAAGGCCACAACGAAGCCGACGAACCGGCGGCGACGCAGCCGATCATGTACCAGGTGATTCGCGCACGACCGACCGCACGCGAGTTGTACGCCAACCAATTGATCGAACAAAACCTGCTGACCGCCGCCGACGCACAGGCGATCGTCGATGACTATCGCAGCAAACTCGATGCTGGGCGCGCGGTTGCCGCGCTCGCGCCGGTCGCGCTGGACGGGTTGAATCTGGACTGGAGCAAATACCAGAACGGTACCTTGCAGCAACCGGCCAACACCGCGGTCGATCCTAAAAAGATGGCCGAGCTGCTGGATAAAATTCTCGTCCTGCCGAAGGATCTCGCATTGCAGGCGCGTGTCGCCAAGATCTATGAAGATCGCAACAAGATGGCCGCTGGCGAGCTGCGCATGGACTGGGGTTTTGCCGAAAATCTGGCTTACGCGTCGCTGATCGATCAGGGTTTCAATCTGCGTTTGGTCGGCCAGGATTCCGGTCGTGGCACGTTCTTCCATCGCCACGCGGTATTGCACGATCAGCATTCCAACGAAACCTATTTGCCGCTCAGCACGGTGCGCGACGGCGCCAGCGTGTGGGTGGTCGATTCGCTGCTGTCCGAAGAAGCAGTGATGGGTTTCGAATACGGTTATTCGACCGCCGATCCGAGCACGCTGTCGATCTGGGAAGGCCAGTTCGGCGACTTCGCCAACGGTGCGCAAGTCGTGATCGACCAGTTCATTTCTTCGGGCGAGGCCAAATGGGGACGCCTGTGCGGACTCGCCTTGTTCCTGCCACATGGCTACGAAGGTCAGGGTCCGGAGCATTCCTCGGCGCGTCTCGAACGTTTTCTGCAGATGTGCGCGCTCAGCAATATGCAGGTGTGCATGCCGACCACACCGGCGCAGATGTTCCATATGTTGCGCCGGCAGATGCTGCGCAGTTGCCGCAAGCCGCTGATCGTGATGACGCCGAAATCGATGTTGCGCAACAAGTCGTCGACCTCGTCGCTGGACGACCTGAGCAATGGCAGTTTCCAGCTCGTGATTGCCGATTCGAATGCAAAACAGCCCGCGCAAAAAGTGCGCCGAGTGGTGTTCTGTTCGGGCAAGGTTTATTACGATCTGATCGAAGACGCGCAGAAGCGTGGCATCGACGATGTGGCGATCCTGCGCGTCGAGCAGCTCTATCCGTTCCCGCGCGCTGAAGTCAGCGCCGAGCTCGCCAAATATCCAGCGGCGAAAGAAGTCGTATGGTGCCAGGAAGAGCCGATGAACCAAGGCGCATGGTTCCAGATTCGCCATCACCTGCAGGCCTGCATCGAGAACAAACACAGTCTCAGTTATGCCGGTCGACCACGCTCGCCAGCACCGGCGGCAGGCCATTTTAATGCCCACGTCGCCGAACAGGCCGCGCTGGTCGAACACGCGCTGCTGACGGCGGTCGCCACTGCTCACGTTTCGGAATAA